The following coding sequences are from one Rhipicephalus microplus isolate Deutch F79 chromosome 3, USDA_Rmic, whole genome shotgun sequence window:
- the LOC119159812 gene encoding RNA polymerase II subunit A C-terminal domain phosphatase SSU72-like, whose translation MPGSLRLAVVCSSNQNRSMEAHAFLSKKGFKVRSFGSGAQVKLPGSAPDKPNVYDFGVTYEQMYQDLMEKDKALYPCLFSNTSCFSPVRIF comes from the exons ATGCCCGGATCACTTCGCCTGGCTGTGGTGTGTTCTAGCAACCAGAACCGAAGCATGGAAGCTCACGCGTTCCTGAG CAAGAAGGGCTTCAAGGTGCGGTCATTCGGTTCAGGGGCCCAGGTCAAACTGCCTGGATCTGCACCAGACAAGCCCAACGTGTACGACTTTGGTGTCACCTACGAGCAGATGTACCAGGACCTCATGGAGAAGGACAAAGCCCTGTATCCTTGTTTATTCAGTAACACTTCTTGCTTTAGTCCAGTGAGAATTTTCTAG